CAGATGATGTTCACCAAGTACCTGATGGTGGTGGATGCGGACGTGAACGTACACAATACCAGCGAGGTGCTGTTTCACCTGTGCGCCAACACCGATCCGCAACGCGACCATATCTTCACCAAAGGCCCGGCAGACGTGCTGGACCACGCCACCAGCGAGATCGCCGTGGGCAGCAAACTGGGCATTGACGCGACGAAGAAACTTCCCGGGGAAGGTTTCAAACGCACCTGGCCGCCGCTGCTCCGCATGGACCCAGCCGTGAAAAAGAAGTTCGCGGACTTCCGGCTTTCAAGCCTTGCCACTTCCGGCACAACGAAATCCCATTAGACCACACGAAAACCTATGCAGAATTTTGAGCTGACACAGATGGAAAGTTTGGGGGCGGTGGCGTGCCCTTGCGGTTTTGCGCGCCGGGCATTCGCCCATTCAGGTAGTGTGGCCAGCCTGCACATTACCGATATTCAGGCGGATTCACGGACCCATTATCACAAACGGATGACGGAGCTTTACCTGGTGCTCGAGGGGGAGGGGCAGATGGAACTGGATGGCCAGCTTTATCCGCTAAAGCCCATGACGGCCATCTACATCAAACCGGGCTGCCGCCACCGGGCCATCGGGCGGCTGCGGGTGAACATTGTCGCCATCCCGGCGTTTGACAAAAA
This genomic stretch from Verrucomicrobiota bacterium harbors:
- a CDS encoding cupin domain-containing protein; this translates as MQNFELTQMESLGAVACPCGFARRAFAHSGSVASLHITDIQADSRTHYHKRMTELYLVLEGEGQMELDGQLYPLKPMTAIYIKPGCRHRAIGRLRVNIVAIPAFDKNDEWFD